CTACTGTCGACAACAGGCCGCCAGAACTGTGGCGACCTGTATAATTTTTCCATTATTTTGTACCGAAAATTCTGTCTCCGGCATCTCCAAGACCTGGCACAATATAACCATGTTCATTTAAATGGTCATCTAATGCACCGATGTAAACATCCACATCCGGATGAGCTTCCTGCATTTTCTTTACGCCTTCCGGAGCCGCAATAATACACATCAGACGGATATGCTGTACCCCTTTGTCTTTTAACATCTGGATTGCTGCTGCAGAAGAACCTCCTGTTGCAAGCATTGGATCTACGACAAATACCTCACGGTTTGCACAATCCTCTGGAAGTTTGCAGTAGTATTCTACCGGCTCTAATGTTTCCGGGTCACGGTAAAGACCGATATGTCCCACTTTTGCAGCCGGAATCATAGCAAGCATTCCGTCTACCATTCCAAGACCTGCACGTAAGATTGGCACAACTGCTAATTTCTTACCTTTTAATTCTTTTACGGTTGTGGTGCAGATTGGTGTCTCAATCTCAACATCTGATAACTGCAAATCTCTTGTTGCTTCATAGCACATCAGCATTGCAATCTCGCTTACCAAAGTACGGAAATCTTTGGAACCTGTTTCCTTTCTTCTGATAATTCCAATTTTGTGCTGAATCAATGGGTGATCCATAACGACTACTTTTGACATCTTTTATTCTCCTTCGTTTAATAAATTCACTAATTTTTTGATTGTTTTTCGCATTGTTTCGTAACAGAGTCCATACTGCTGGAGTGTTCCGCCATATGGATTGATAATCTCCAATTCATCGCCGACAAGCTCTGTCAGCACATGAACATTTTCCGGGTCTGCATTTTCATATTTTTCCAGAATCTTTTCCATCTGATTGTGCTCCATCGTCAATACC
This genomic window from Roseburia sp. 831b contains:
- the upp gene encoding uracil phosphoribosyltransferase, translating into MSKVVVMDHPLIQHKIGIIRRKETGSKDFRTLVSEIAMLMCYEATRDLQLSDVEIETPICTTTVKELKGKKLAVVPILRAGLGMVDGMLAMIPAAKVGHIGLYRDPETLEPVEYYCKLPEDCANREVFVVDPMLATGGSSAAAIQMLKDKGVQHIRLMCIIAAPEGVKKMQEAHPDVDVYIGALDDHLNEHGYIVPGLGDAGDRIFGTK